Within the uncultured Draconibacterium sp. genome, the region TGAGCATTTAAAAGTAGTAAAACGCATTGGCGAAACTACCGATGCACGTGCTGCTGTTGATTTTAATTTTTAATCCAATTTTTAAATTATACGATAATCCGTACCAACTATGAGTAATCTGTATCCTATAAAATTCGCACCTATTTTTCATGATAAAATCTGGGGTGGAAACCGAATGAAAACCATCCTGAACAAAGATTTTGGCGATATGCCAAACTGTGGCGAAAGCTGGGAACTATCAGGTGTTAACGGAAATATTTCGGTGGTGAGCAACGGCTTCTTGGCAGGTAACGACCTGAACGAGTTGATTGAAATTTACATGGGAGACTTGGTGGGCGACAAAGTCTACGAAAAATTTGGAAATGAATTTCCATTACTCATTAAATTTATCGATGCGCAGGACGATCTGTCTATCCAGGTTCATCCAAACGATAAACTGTCGAAAGAGCGACACAATGCCTACGGTAAAACTGAAATGTGGTACGTGGCCGGAACTGAAAAAGGAGCACTTATCAATTCAGGATTTAACCAGGAAGTTGATCGCGAGAAATACCTGGAATATTTTAATGCCGGTAAATTAACCGATTTGCTACATTATGATGAGGCCCGGGTTGGCGATGTTTTCTTTATTCCCGCAGGGCGTGTTCATGCTATTGGTAAAGGTTGTTTGGTAGCCGAAATTCAGCAAACATCGGATGTAACCTACCGTATTTTCGATTACAACCGTAAGGACGATAAAGGAAACGAGCGCGAATTGCATACCGACTTGGCATTGGATGCCATCGATTTTTCGTACTCGAGTCAGTATAAAACAGATTACAAAACCGAGGAAAATAAAGCGGTAGAAATTGTAAGCTGCCCGTATTTCACTACAAATATTATCGAATTCAATAAAGAGCAGGATAAGGATTACAACCAGCTCGATTCGTTTGTTATTTACATGACAATGGAGGGAGATTTCGAAATTGTTACCGAAGGCGGATCAGAGACAGTGGCGATGGGAGAGACCGTTCTTTTGCCGGCCAGCCTTGAGTCGGTGCAATTGAAACCAAAAAGCGAATCGGTAAAAATTCTCGAGGTTTATATCAAATAGCAGAATATTTCTTACCTTAAGAAATCATTCTAAAAACGCACCTTTTATGGAGATAAAAGAAGCTCAGTTTGTGATGAGCAATACTGCAGTTGACAAATGTCCGGCACCCGATCGGCCGGAGTACGCTTTTATAGGCCGGTCGAATGTGGGCAAGTCATCGTTAATAAATATGCTCACCAACAAAAGATCGTTGGCAAAAATTTCGGGCAAACCCGGAAAAACACGCCTGATCAATCATTTTCTCATTAATAAAGAATGGTACCTGGTTGATTTGCCCGGCTACGGTTACGCACAAGTTCCAAAAGCCGAGCGCTTGAAATGGGAGAAAATGCTCAAAAATTATATCCTGAAACGAGAAAATCTGTATTGCCTGTTTGTGCTTATTGATGCAAGACACGAGGCACAAAAGGTAGATCTTGAATTTATGGAGTGGCTGGGCATTAGCGAAATTCCTTTCAATATAATTTTTACCAAAACAGATAAACTGAAACCCCAAGAGCTGGAAAACAATTTGAAAGCCTACGAAGAGAAGATGTTTGAAGTCTGGGAAACAATGCCCGGTTATTTTATATCTTCGGCTGAAAAGGGAATTGGGAAAGACGAAATTCTGGGGATGATAGCAGACATAAATAAGCAACAATAGATTTTTGTTGAATTGAACAAACTAAATGAGCTAACAATTATTTAAGAAATAGGTAAAGTTGTTAACTTTGCAAAATCTTTAATATTGAAATAAACCAAGATGGCGAAACGTAAAGTAATGCTGAATTTTACTTCTGAAATGTGGTTTTATAAGCTCGCCATATCTACTCCAACACAATTTATTGAAACAAAAATTATTAAATAAATGGAGATGAAAACTCACCCACTTAAAATTTTTACCGGACGAGCAACCCGACATTTAACTGAAAAGATTTGCGATAGCCTGGACGTCGATCTTGGACATTCGTCGTGCCCGGTTTTTGCCGACGGCGAATTTGAACCCTGTTACGAAGAGACGATTCGTGGCTCGCATATTTTTATTGTGCAGTCGACACCACCAACAGCTGATAACCTGTTGGAACTTTTGTTAATGGTTGATGCCGCAAAACGTGCCAGTGCCTATAAGGTAATTGCAGTGGTACCATATTTTGGTTATGCACGTCAGGACCGTAAAGACAAACCAAGGGTTTCTATCGGGGCAAAACTGGTTGCCGACCTGCTTTCAGTTTCCGGAATCGACAGGCTGATTACCATGGATTTGCATGCCGACCAGATTCAGGGATTCTTTGATGTTCCGGTAGATCATTTATATGCATCAACACTTTTTGTTCCGTTTATCGAAAAAATGGGATTGGATAATGTAATTATCGCGTCGCCGGATGTGGGGGGTACAAAGCGTGCCAATACATACGCAAAAATGTTAAACACCGGTATCGTTATTTGTCACAAAACAAGGGCGCGTCCTAACGAGGTGGGTAACATGACTGTTATTGGTGATGTTGAAAACAAAGATGTGATTATTGTTGATGACATGATAGACACAGCCGGAACAATTACCAAAGCTGCCAACCTGATGAAGAAAAAAGGTGCAAGAAGCGTTCGTGCTTTTGCTGCACACGGAGTATTGTCGGGGCCGGCATTGGAAAGAATTGAAAAATCGGAGTTGGAAGAAGTATATTTTACCGATTCGATTAAACCAAGAACAGGCTGCGATAAAATAAAATATATCTCTACAGCAGAGGCTTTTGGTGAAGCCATTCGCAGAGTTTATAAAAATCAGTCAATAAGTTCGTTATATTATAAATAATTTCTATTTTTGCACCGCTTTTTCCATAAGCAGATGCATTAATGATGTGTATGCTGTTTGCCCGACCCAAAGGAAGGGAGGACTGAGTACCATATTTATTAACGTAAATTATTTAAAATGAAATCAGTAGTAATTAAAGGAGAATTGAGAAATTCTCTTGGAAAGAAAGATTCCAAAAAACTTCGCGCAGAAGAGAAAGCTCCTGCGGTATTGTACGGTGGCGACGAGCCAATTCACTTTGCAGTTTCTTTTGCCGAGTTGAGACAATTAGTTTATACACCAAGCGTATACCTTATTGACCTTGATATTGACGGTACTATGCATAAAGCAATTATGCAAGACATTCAGTGGCACCCGGTTGACGAAATGGTTCTTCACATCGATTTCCTTGAAATTAAAGGTGACAAACCAGTAAAAATCAACGTTCCGGTAAAAATCGGTGGTTTTGCTAAAGGTTTAAGAAAAGGTGGTAAATTGAATACTACACTTCGTCGTTTGAGTGTAAGAGCATTGGCTGAGAAATTACCTGATACAATTGATATTGATGTAACAAAACTTGATATCGGTCAAAGTATTAAAGTGGCCGACGTGGATATTCCTGGAGTTGAGTTATTGGATCCTAAATCGAACGTTATCGTTGGTGTTGGTATCACAAGAGCTGCAAGATCAGCTGCTGGTGGTGACGCTGAGGATGAAGAAGAAGAGGGAGCTGAAGCTTCAGAATCTTCAGAAGAATAAATTCTGTGAAATAAGCTTCGTGAATAACGGAGCGAATTTCGTACGATACCCAAATTAAAAACAGAATCGTATGAAGTACTTAATTGCCGGACTCGGTAATATAGGACCAGAATATAAAAATACTCGCCATAATATTGGCTTTCAAATATTGGACGCACTCGCTGAGGCGTCCAATATTAGTTTTAACGATAAGCGTTACGGCTTTGTTGCAGAGTACAAATTCAAAGGCCGAACGTTTATTCTCTTAAAGCCAACTACATACATGAACCTGAGTGGGCGGGCAATAAATTACTGGTTACAAAAAGAGAAGATCGATATAAAAAACATGCTGGTGCTGGTTGATGATCTGGCATTGCCGTTTGGCACGTTAAGAGTACGCGCAAAAGGTGGAGCTGGTGGCCACAACGGGCTCGATAACATTAACCAGGTGCTGGGACGAAACGATTATGCGCGTTTGCGTTTTGGTATTGGCGACGATTTCCATAAAGGACACCAGGTAAACTATGTTTTAGGCGAGTGGTCGAAAGAAGAGCAAAAAGAATTGCCGTTTAAGATCGACGATTCCATTGAAATAATAAAAAGCTTTGGAACGATAGGTGTTGAACGTACAATGAATTTTCATAACAAAAGATAAATGTCTGAAGGAGTTCGCATAGATAAATGGTTGTGGGCCGTGCGGATTTTTAAAACCCGCAGTCAGGCTACCGAAGCTTGTAAAAAAGGCCATGTAACAATTGATGATTCGCCGGTAAAAGCTTCGCGAGAAATTCATGTTGGCGAGGTAGTGAAAGTTCGGAAGTCACCGATTACCAAAAGTTTAAAAGTGCTGGCACTTTCAGGCAAGAGAATGGGAGCCAAACTGGTTGCTGATTTTGTAGAAGATGTAACACCGCCGGAAGAAATAGAACTGCTCGAGATGCAAAAACACATGCGCTGGAGTGCACGGGAAAAAGGAACCGGGCGTCCGACCAAAAAGGACCGCCGCGATTTGGATGACTTTTTTGAATGGTAGATCGTTGTTAAGGGGTAAAGGACTGAGGGATTGATTTGTTGAAGGGGTGAGGGACAGAATGCTTGAATGCGGAAATGCTTTAATGCTTTAATTTCTCGAAACTCGCGGCCCGTAACTCGATGCTTGTAGTTTTTGCCTTTCTACTTTTTCCTTTTGCCTTGGGACTGAAGGATTGATTTGTTGAGGGATTGAAGCTGAGCACTGAGACTGGGAGAAAGTGAGCGTTGAGACTTTGTGAAGGTTGGGTTGATAGCAGGTAAACAAGTGCTTGATGCCGGATTCTTGCAACTTGTAACTTGCAGCTGGTTTTCTTAGCTTTTTACTTTTGCCTTTTTACTTTTGCCTTTTTACTTTTACCTTGAGTTATAGAAACATAAAACATAAGATATGCTGATTGCAAAACAAAAACGTAAAGAGAATATTGCCGAATACATCCTGTATTTGTACCAAATTGAAGACATGATCAGGGCTTTTAAAATGGATATGGAGCTTATTGAAGAGCGTTTGGTGTCCAGTTACAAAGCCGATGATAAAACAAAAGCTGCCATTACCGACTGGTATGCCAATTTGGTGCTAATGATGGATAAAGAGCAGATACGGGAAAAAGGGCATCTGCAATTTCTTACCAACCTGGTTTTGGATGTTAACGATTTTCATTTGAAACTGATGGAAACCTCGAAAGACGGTATGTATGTGCAAACCTACAAAACTGTTGCGGGGCTGGTATCGGAGTTGAAAGAGAAAAACCCGGAGGCCAAGAACGATGTAGACCTTGGAATTACCGCTGTTTACGGTTTCCTGCTGCTCAAAATGCAACAAAAAGATATTTCGATAGATACACTGGAAGCCATAAAACGCATTAGCAAATGGTTAGGCGATCTATCAAAACTATACCGCGATTTCGAAAACGGAGATTTTAGTTTCTAAACAAAATTATCCTTGCCTACCCCCAAAACGTGTAGCTAATCCCTTTTGATTTTTAGTTACTCCTGCTTTTAAAATATGGCGTGCGAGGTAGTAAAAATGCCTGGCGAGTAATAAATACAGGCGTGCGAGGTATAAATAATAGTCTGCGAGCAATAAAAAAATATATGCGAGCTACCCAGAAACAGGTGCGAGTTATACTCGCATGGTTATAATAGTTACTCGCACAACAATATATATTGCTCGCACTATATTAAACTTCCCTCGCACGTAAATATTAATACCTCGCACTACTGATTAATATGCTCGCAGGGTGATAGTATATGCAGGAATGGTTTTTGTATGTTAAAAACTACGGCAATTACTTCGTTTCCCAAACCACTTGTAGCGTTTGTTGGCCACATAGCGATACAAATTATCACGCCAGCTTTTAGGAAATATTTTAAATGCAGCGAGCCAGTTCCATGGCGATTTTAGGTGCTTGCAGATTTCTATTACCGCATCTGATTCTGAAAACACCTGGTTGTTTTGAATAAGTAGCACGGTGTTTATTTGAAGCGATAAATCAAACTCCTTTAAGATTTGTTGGCCTTCTACCGATTGTAGCGCAACAAGTTTAAAATCGCTCTCCCGCGCTTTTTCCATAATAAAATCCACTGCCGAATTGCAGAGATTACAAACACCGTCGAATAGTAGTACTATTTGTTTTTGCCTCACACAAGTATAACAAAATGTAAATGTTTAGGTTGAAAGAAGAATTGAGGAAGAGACGGTGAGTGTTGATAATGTGAGACTTAGAGATTGAGAAAGATTGATGGAGATTCTAAAATTGAACACGTACTGAACTTGCAGGTGCCGGTTTTTGAACTCTAATCTACATTCTCTGTGAAACTCCGTTAATTCTCGGTGTTTCTCTGTGGTAAAAAGAATCGGACAGATTAATAAACTGATACTCAATACTCGTTACTCGGAGCTTTCAACCCCAAAGCTATGGCCGGGATTCTCTGCTTTGTTCCACCTCATACTGAATTATTTTATTTGTTTGTTTTGTAGTCGGTAATTAAACCAAGCGCTAACCAGTTGGCCACTGCCTGACGGTTATCGGGAATAACCAAACGTTTTACATCACGTTGGTGATTCATATTACCCAATTCAATAAATACTGCTGTAGGCCAGGTATTTCTAACTACATACAACGGTCGGGTTGATACCGTGCCTGTGTAACCGCGATTGGGTTGGTGTTCGCGATATTTATCTTGTATCGTATTTCGAAGAATTTTACATGCTTTTTCCCCTGTTTCGCTGCGTTTGTCGTGATAGAAAAAGATATCGATATTTTCGCCTTTTCCTCTGGAATCAACATGTATTGCAATCATACGCTGAAATGAGCCCTTGTGCTTTTTGTAAAGCTTATTAACCGCATCAGTTCGTTGACGCAGTCGTCGGGTCTGATTTAGCGGAATCCTTAGGTTCGGATAACAAACTTCGTCCTTATCAGCTTTCAGGCTGTATTCGTCACGAATTCCGTCGTTCTTGTCACGGGTGATCATATATACTGTAGCTCCATTTTCAATAAGCTTTCGTGCAAGGCGTAAGGTTACATCGTAAGCATATTCATCTTCATAAACGTGGTAGCCATTGTATTTTCCAACAGCTCCGGGATCCGGGCCGCCATGTCCGCCAACCAGGTAATAGACCGCTCCTTTCAGGTCGTTACTTAGAATCTCAACATCGGCCTTTTTACTGCCAAAAATATCGTAATGCACAACTCTTCCGGTTCCTTTTGAGGGAGTGGAGCTTGTTGATGGCGTTGCTGCTAAGCTTGCAGAATCAGGAAGCTTGTATTTTACACCGGCAAGTAGTGTGTTATTTCTTCCCAGGCTACTTTTATTTAAGGCGATAAAATCGTCCATGTATTCAGACGATGATAAGCCATATCTGGTAAGCAAACGGTAAATTCCATCGCCTTTTAGTGCAACAACTTCCTTGGTTTGCGACAGGCTGTTTAAGGGAAGCAGAAATATCGCCAAAAATAATATGAAAATTATTTTGATAACTGATTTTATATGTAAGTTTGAACCGAACATGTTTAGTACTATTTTGTTTCCTTTGAACAACATTAATGCTAAAATAGAATTAACGGAAAAAATTATAATTTATTTATGCGACAAACTATCAGCTATCTGTTGTTAATAACTTGCCTGTTATTCACTTTTTCGTGTAAAACACAGTTTGTTCAAAAAAGTTATGAAATTGAGAATGTTTCTGTCTCAGAGGAGGTTGGAACAATGGATAGTACTATTGTAAAGCTTTATACGCCATATAAAAACATACTTGAAAAAGATATGAACCGGGTGTTGGCCGTCTCTGAAAATGAACTGGTTAAGGATAAGCCTGAAAGTCTGCTGACGAACTTTTTGGCCGATTTATTACTTGAACAGGGAGCTGTTGTAGCCAACGATCAGCAACTCGATCTTACTCCTGCTGTATCATTTTTTAATTACGGTGGAATTCGGTCGGCACTTCCAAAAGGAGAAATTACCGTTGGAAATATTTTTGAGTTAATGCCTTTCGAGAATGAAATGGTTTTACTGGAACTGAAAGGCGACAAAATGCAGGCTTTTCTGGATTATATTGCTGATCATGGTGGAGGAAGTGTTGGCGGAGTGGAAATGGTTATTTCCGGCGATAAAGCCACTGATGTGAAAATCGGTGGAAAGAAAATTGATAGGAATAAAAGTTACTGGTTGGTTACTAACGATTACGTGGCAGCTGGTGGCGATGGTCTTGAAATGTTAGCAGAAAATA harbors:
- a CDS encoding type I phosphomannose isomerase catalytic subunit yields the protein MSNLYPIKFAPIFHDKIWGGNRMKTILNKDFGDMPNCGESWELSGVNGNISVVSNGFLAGNDLNELIEIYMGDLVGDKVYEKFGNEFPLLIKFIDAQDDLSIQVHPNDKLSKERHNAYGKTEMWYVAGTEKGALINSGFNQEVDREKYLEYFNAGKLTDLLHYDEARVGDVFFIPAGRVHAIGKGCLVAEIQQTSDVTYRIFDYNRKDDKGNERELHTDLALDAIDFSYSSQYKTDYKTEENKAVEIVSCPYFTTNIIEFNKEQDKDYNQLDSFVIYMTMEGDFEIVTEGGSETVAMGETVLLPASLESVQLKPKSESVKILEVYIK
- the yihA gene encoding ribosome biogenesis GTP-binding protein YihA/YsxC, with the translated sequence MEIKEAQFVMSNTAVDKCPAPDRPEYAFIGRSNVGKSSLINMLTNKRSLAKISGKPGKTRLINHFLINKEWYLVDLPGYGYAQVPKAERLKWEKMLKNYILKRENLYCLFVLIDARHEAQKVDLEFMEWLGISEIPFNIIFTKTDKLKPQELENNLKAYEEKMFEVWETMPGYFISSAEKGIGKDEILGMIADINKQQ
- a CDS encoding ribose-phosphate pyrophosphokinase; translated protein: MKTHPLKIFTGRATRHLTEKICDSLDVDLGHSSCPVFADGEFEPCYEETIRGSHIFIVQSTPPTADNLLELLLMVDAAKRASAYKVIAVVPYFGYARQDRKDKPRVSIGAKLVADLLSVSGIDRLITMDLHADQIQGFFDVPVDHLYASTLFVPFIEKMGLDNVIIASPDVGGTKRANTYAKMLNTGIVICHKTRARPNEVGNMTVIGDVENKDVIIVDDMIDTAGTITKAANLMKKKGARSVRAFAAHGVLSGPALERIEKSELEEVYFTDSIKPRTGCDKIKYISTAEAFGEAIRRVYKNQSISSLYYK
- a CDS encoding 50S ribosomal protein L25/general stress protein Ctc, translated to MKSVVIKGELRNSLGKKDSKKLRAEEKAPAVLYGGDEPIHFAVSFAELRQLVYTPSVYLIDLDIDGTMHKAIMQDIQWHPVDEMVLHIDFLEIKGDKPVKINVPVKIGGFAKGLRKGGKLNTTLRRLSVRALAEKLPDTIDIDVTKLDIGQSIKVADVDIPGVELLDPKSNVIVGVGITRAARSAAGGDAEDEEEEGAEASESSEE
- the pth gene encoding aminoacyl-tRNA hydrolase, which codes for MKYLIAGLGNIGPEYKNTRHNIGFQILDALAEASNISFNDKRYGFVAEYKFKGRTFILLKPTTYMNLSGRAINYWLQKEKIDIKNMLVLVDDLALPFGTLRVRAKGGAGGHNGLDNINQVLGRNDYARLRFGIGDDFHKGHQVNYVLGEWSKEEQKELPFKIDDSIEIIKSFGTIGVERTMNFHNKR
- a CDS encoding RNA-binding S4 domain-containing protein; the protein is MSEGVRIDKWLWAVRIFKTRSQATEACKKGHVTIDDSPVKASREIHVGEVVKVRKSPITKSLKVLALSGKRMGAKLVADFVEDVTPPEEIELLEMQKHMRWSAREKGTGRPTKKDRRDLDDFFEW
- a CDS encoding DUF4924 family protein, coding for MLIAKQKRKENIAEYILYLYQIEDMIRAFKMDMELIEERLVSSYKADDKTKAAITDWYANLVLMMDKEQIREKGHLQFLTNLVLDVNDFHLKLMETSKDGMYVQTYKTVAGLVSELKEKNPEAKNDVDLGITAVYGFLLLKMQQKDISIDTLEAIKRISKWLGDLSKLYRDFENGDFSF
- a CDS encoding DCC1-like thiol-disulfide oxidoreductase family protein produces the protein MRQKQIVLLFDGVCNLCNSAVDFIMEKARESDFKLVALQSVEGQQILKEFDLSLQINTVLLIQNNQVFSESDAVIEICKHLKSPWNWLAAFKIFPKSWRDNLYRYVANKRYKWFGKRSNCRSF
- a CDS encoding N-acetylmuramoyl-L-alanine amidase, which gives rise to MAIFLLPLNSLSQTKEVVALKGDGIYRLLTRYGLSSSEYMDDFIALNKSSLGRNNTLLAGVKYKLPDSASLAATPSTSSTPSKGTGRVVHYDIFGSKKADVEILSNDLKGAVYYLVGGHGGPDPGAVGKYNGYHVYEDEYAYDVTLRLARKLIENGATVYMITRDKNDGIRDEYSLKADKDEVCYPNLRIPLNQTRRLRQRTDAVNKLYKKHKGSFQRMIAIHVDSRGKGENIDIFFYHDKRSETGEKACKILRNTIQDKYREHQPNRGYTGTVSTRPLYVVRNTWPTAVFIELGNMNHQRDVKRLVIPDNRQAVANWLALGLITDYKTNK
- a CDS encoding 5'-nucleotidase, which gives rise to MRQTISYLLLITCLLFTFSCKTQFVQKSYEIENVSVSEEVGTMDSTIVKLYTPYKNILEKDMNRVLAVSENELVKDKPESLLTNFLADLLLEQGAVVANDQQLDLTPAVSFFNYGGIRSALPKGEITVGNIFELMPFENEMVLLELKGDKMQAFLDYIADHGGGSVGGVEMVISGDKATDVKIGGKKIDRNKSYWLVTNDYVAAGGDGLEMLAENKQFINSGEKIRDAIIEYLEELADKNQHVDPKLDGRIK